ATGGTGCCTAGAAATGGATTCGAACCATCGACCGTACGGGTATGAACCGTATGCTCTAGCCAACTGAGCTATCTAGGCATATGTAATTCTTATTACACTAATATGATACACTATTTTAAAAATAATGTCAAGTTTTTTTTGAAAAAATTTTAAAAAAAGAACACGTTCAAAAACGTGTTCTTTTAAAAAACATTTTTCATTTTACTCTGCTTCGAATTCATCTTTTCCAACACTGCAAAGTGGGCATAACCAATCCTCAGGTACATCTTCCCAAGCAGTTCCTGGAGCTATTCCATTATCTACATCTCCTACAGCAGGATCATACTCATATCCACAAACTTTACATACATATTTTTTCATATTAAATTTCCTCCTTAAATTACTCTTTATTTTAATTTTTATTTTTTATCTGTCCATACACCATGAATATTACAATACTCTCTAGCTACAACTTTCTCTCCCTTTGGTACTTCAAAGAAAGCTTCTGGTTCCATTCCTGGTTTTAAGTATTTTCTATAAAGATACTCTCCATCTACCTCTATCTCAATAAACTCTATATAGTGAGCATCTAACATAGGATGTTTTGCCTCTTTACCAACTTTTACTAAATAACCATTATCTTTCTCTTCAACAAATGGAACATGTTTTTCAACTGTTGCATCTTCAGATTTTAATTGTACTATTTCAACTCCAGCAGGTAGTCCATTGCAACTATCTTTTCCTAAAGCTACTAATTGAGCTAAAGCTCCACACTCAAATTTAATAAAATCATTTTTTGTCATAAAGCATACCTCCCTAAAAAATGAAACTATCTATATTTTAGTATTCGCACAATCTTTACAAATTCCTTTAAAATAATAGTGTTGCTCCTTTATATCGAACTCTCGTAACTCTTTTTCTTCTATTAACTCTTTGGCTATGTTCACATCAAATATTTTTCCACATTTTTCACATTTAAAATGCCCGTGAACATCCATTATACTATCATATCTAGTCTCATTCTCTTCAATTACGATTACATTAACTATTTTTTTCTCTGTAAAAAGATTTAGTGTATTATAGACAGTGGTCTTAGATAACGTAGGAATCTCTGAACATAGAGCTTTATATATCATATCTACTGTTGGATGATTTCTATTCTCTACTAAATATTGGAATATTCTTATTCTCTGATACGAAGGCTTTATTCCACTATTTTTTAAGTATTCTCCTACATTTTCAATATGAGTCTCCATCTTAACACCCCCAATCTATAAAAATAAAATGAATTTTAAATTTGTAATCATTCTATATTTATATGGTACACTATTTTACAACTAATGTCAAGTGTTTTCAGATTAAATTATGACTTTTTTCATCAAGTATCTATGAACCCCTTTTCCATACTCATTTTCTTGGTATTCTTCAATCTTAAAACCAAGCTTTTTATACATATCTATGGCTATCTCATTTTGAGGATCAACAGTTAATGAGATCTCCTCATAACCATTTGCCACAAGATATTTTTCACTCTCCTGCATTATTTTTTTTGCCCAACCTTGATGTCTATACT
This portion of the Fusobacterium sp. SYSU M8D902 genome encodes:
- the rd gene encoding rubredoxin, encoding MKKYVCKVCGYEYDPAVGDVDNGIAPGTAWEDVPEDWLCPLCSVGKDEFEAE
- a CDS encoding desulfoferrodoxin family protein, translating into MTKNDFIKFECGALAQLVALGKDSCNGLPAGVEIVQLKSEDATVEKHVPFVEEKDNGYLVKVGKEAKHPMLDAHYIEFIEIEVDGEYLYRKYLKPGMEPEAFFEVPKGEKVVAREYCNIHGVWTDKK
- a CDS encoding Fur family transcriptional regulator; the protein is METHIENVGEYLKNSGIKPSYQRIRIFQYLVENRNHPTVDMIYKALCSEIPTLSKTTVYNTLNLFTEKKIVNVIVIEENETRYDSIMDVHGHFKCEKCGKIFDVNIAKELIEEKELREFDIKEQHYYFKGICKDCANTKI